A section of the Hemibagrus wyckioides isolate EC202008001 linkage group LG04, SWU_Hwy_1.0, whole genome shotgun sequence genome encodes:
- the rpl4 gene encoding 60S ribosomal protein L4 → MACARPLISVYSDKGEPSGKNVMMPAVFTAPIRPDVVNFVHTNMRKNKRQPYAVSELAGHQTSAESWGTGRAVARIPRVRGGGTHRSGQGAFGNMCRGGRMFAPTKTWRRWHRRINVTQKRYAICSALAGSALPALVMAKGHRIEEIPEVPLVVDDKVEGYKKTKEAVLLLKKLKAWNDIKKVYASQRMRAGKGKMRNRRRIQRKGPCIIYNEDNGVTKAFRNIPGITLQRVTKLNLLKLAPGGHIGRFCIWTEAAFRKLDELYGTWRKPSSLKVDYSLPMHKMTNTDLKRLLQSEEIQRALRAPNKKIQRRILKKNPLKNLRIMMKLNPYAKTARRHAILKHKPEIEAKMLKPKVKRVRKVKKVKTAAAPAPKTE, encoded by the exons ATG GCTTGTGCCCGACCACTGATCTCGGTGTACTCCGATAAGGGGGAACCTTCAGGCAAGAATGTGATGATGCCTGCTGTGTTCACTGCTCCCATCCGCCCAGATGTGGTGAACTTTGTGCACACCAACATGCGCAAGAACAAGCGCCAGCCCTATGCTGTCAGTGAACTTGCTG GTCACCAGACCAGTGCTGAGTCCTGGGGTACCGGCAGAGCTGTGGCTCGTATCCCCAGAGTGCGTGGTGGCGGTACTCACCGCTCTGGCCAGGGAGCCTTCGGAAAC ATGTGTCGTGGTGGCCGTATGTTTGCCCCCACAAAGACCTGGCGCCGTTGGCACCGCAGGATCAACGTCACCCAGAAGCGCTATGCTATCTGCTCTGCGCTGGCTGGTTCTGCCCTCCCTGCTCTTGTCATGGCCAAAG GTCACCGCATTGAGGAGATTCCTGAAGTGCCCCTTGTTGTTGATGACAAAGTTGAGGGATACAAGAAGACCAAGGAGGCTGTGCTTCTGCTGAAGAAACTCAAGGCCTGGAATGACATCAAGAAG GTTTACGCCTCTCAGCGCATGCGTGCCGGAAAGGGTAAAATGAGAAACCGCAGACGTATCCAACGCAAAGGGCCATGCATCATCTACAATGAAGACAACGGTGTCACAAAAGCGTTCAGAAACATCCCAG GTATTACACTACAGCGTGTGACTAAACTGAATCTCCTGAAACTCGCTCCTGGTGGTCACATTGGTCGTTTCTGCATCTGGACTGAGGCTGCCTTCCGCAAACTCGATGAGCTCTATGGTACCTGGCGCAAACCTTCCTCCCTCAAGGTGGACTACAG CTTGCCAATGCACAAAATGACCAACACAGATCTGAAAAGACTCCTGCAGAGTGAGGAAATCCAGAGAGCACTTCGTGCCCCCAA CAAAAAGATTCAGCGTAGGATTCTCAAGAAGAACCCACTGAAGAATCTCAGAATAATGATGAAGCTGAACCCTTACGCCAAAACAGCCCGCCGTCATGCTATTCTGAAGCACAAGCCTGAG ATTGAGGCTAAAATGCTGAAGCCCAAGGTAAAGAGGGTGAGGAAGGTTAAGAAGGTCAAGACTGCAGCAGCACCTGCTCCCAAGACAGAGTAA
- the zwilch gene encoding protein zwilch homolog produces MRTRIVSEANNFVQFLKLCQDDSKDSWAYQEYIKISKRNDEPLLSMIEGNQDVFICEKPPPPVYESEDVESTDETSFNEEPPVKLQERNIIDPLPLSISRAREILSWYTMSQNPNMSQVDAQVLHPLWVRCDMQDPANTSWLGAETVYTGNKATAVKLYTVNCKGSSVDEASFMTMDQLKQQHQNRHHSTAVVTKAWATYNLFCSVKEESLVVDSESSITAYFTWNNVEKVLEIPPLSSTVTLHIKVVAGDIRSSLYQTYRELEFLLTLAKGLRNEEIEWLEPLDTRSAVDLTRALIEELENIANAVPGQNLKGSENKKVKNNSVVSLGSMLIERGDLDFTEQLWERLRRSVTSYQDITDSLKLVIKAVRFGQIKPWVHRDSNSSLSKLIVQSYQQQVDTVPLTSLTPAIMLLELGLDKMRKDYINYLVGNELTTLNHLSYYISSEVNLQEQVIRLRKLHHLMEVLGTCSSFLNLPHERLFFFTQSCLQYYKTAPYDEEHVFQMQIKPALISHFYQTEQPSSWGVEVSSGQGSREVKTSLHLSDKPLVDHFSFISDVPLDASVNGEIEKTAYFRAMVCCSLASFS; encoded by the exons ATGAGAACTAGGATCGTTTCGGAAGCCAACAACTTCGTTCAGTTTTTGAA GCTGTGTCAGGATGACAGCAAAGACTCCTGGGCTTATCAG GAGTACATTAAAATATCCAAGCGTAATGATGAACCTCTTCTCAGCATGATTGAAGGAAACCAGGATGTCTTCATCTGTGAGAAACCG cctCCACCAGTTTATGAGTCTGAGGATGTAGAAAGTACAGATGAGACCAGTTTCAATGAAGAACCACCTGTTAAACTGCAAGAGCGCAACATCATTGATCCACTTCCACTAAGCATCAGTAGAGCCAG AGAGATTTTGTCCTGGTACACCATGTCTCAGAATCCGAACATGTCCCAGGTGGATGCTCAGGTTCTGCATCCTCTTTGGGTCCGTTGTGACATGCAGGATCCTGCTAACACGTCCTGGCTAGGTGCGGAGACGGTCTACACTGGCAACAAGGCCACAGCTGTTAAACTCTACACAGTCAACTGCAAAG GGTCATCAGTGGATGAGGCCTCATTTATGACAATGGATcagctaaaacaacaacaccagaACAGACACCATTCCACAGCG GTGGTGACAAAAGCCTGGGCCACATACAATCTTTTTTGTTCGGTGAAGGAAGAAAGTTTGGTTGTTGATTCTGAGAGCAGCATAACAGCTTACTTTACATGGAACAATGTAGAGAAGGTGTTGGAGATACCACCGCTGTCATCTACAGTTACTCTG CATATCAAGGTGGTAGCCGGAGATATCAGGAGCTCTTTGTATCAGACCTACAGAGAGCTGGAATTCCTTTTG acTCTAGCGAAAGGCTTGAGGAATGAGGAGATTGAGTGGCTGGAGCCGCTGGACACGCGGTCTGCTGTGGATCTAACCCGAGCCCTAATTGAAG AGCTGGAGAATATTGCAAATGCAGTCCCAGGCCAGAATTTAAAAGGATCAGAG AACAAGAAGGTTAAAAACAACTCAGTGGTGAGTTTAGGTAGTATGTTAATAGAAAGAGGAGACCTGGACTTCACCGAGCAGCTCTGGGAGAGATTGAGAAGAA GTGTGACCTCATATCAGGACATAACAGACTCTCTGAAACTGGTCATCAAAGCTGTGCGATTTGGGCAGATTAAACCTTGG GTCCACAGGGACAGTAACAGCTCTCTGAGTAAACTGATAGTGCAGTCCTACCAGCAGCAGGTGGACACGGTGCCTCTCACCAGCCTCACGCCTGCCATCATGCTGCTGGAGCTGGGCCTGGACAAGATGAGGAAAGACTACATCAACTACCTCGTTG GGAATGAGCTGACAACTCTCAACCATCTG AGTTACTACATCAGCAGTGAGGTGAACCTACAGGAGCAGGTGATCAGACTGAGGAAACTGCACCACCTCATGGAGGTCCTGGGAACCTGCAGCAGCTTTCTCAACTTGCCTCATGAGcgcctcttcttcttcactcA GTCATGTTTGCAGTACTACAAAACAGCACCTTATGACGAAGAGCATGTGTTTCAGATGCAAATCAAACCTGCTCTGATCAGCCACTTTTATCAGAC AGAGCAGCCCTCATCATGGGGAGTGGAGGTATCTAGTGGGCAGGGGTCACGAGAGGTGAAGACTTCCTTGCATCTCAGTGATAAACCTCTAGTGGATCATTTCAGCTTTATCTCAG ATGTGCCACTGGACGCCTCAGTGAACGGAGAGATTGAGAAGACTGCATACTTCAGAGCGATGGTGTGCTGCAGCCTGGCCAGCTTCAGTTAG